The following proteins are encoded in a genomic region of Candidatus Moraniibacteriota bacterium:
- a CDS encoding deoxyhypusine synthase, which yields MKNRKDFLKETIKHIDIKEIDTTKIVEAMKSMSFSARDLARSAELYDKMLYDKDCTVILALSGSTSAAGCMQVYVDMVKNNMVDAIVATGASVVDMDFFEALGYKHYKGDVDVDNAELGELGIDRIYDTYTDDKELEKCGFVIAEIADNLEKRPYSSREFIWEMGRFLENNPNIAKKKDSLIQWAFKKNIPIFCPAFSDCAAGFGLVKHQTENLKNHLTIDSVRDFRELAKLKMNTKETGVVIIGGGTPKNFLQDVVVCTEYSGKFMPRHKYAIQITVADVRDGGCSSSTFKEARTWGKVELDNEQMVYAEATLAFPLIASYAYHKGNWKGREDKKLSNLFLKSENEKK from the coding sequence ATGAAGAATAGAAAAGATTTTTTGAAAGAGACAATAAAACATATCGATATAAAGGAAATAGATACAACAAAAATTGTTGAAGCAATGAAAAGCATGTCTTTTTCTGCTAGAGACCTTGCTAGATCAGCTGAATTATATGACAAAATGCTTTATGATAAAGATTGTACGGTTATTTTAGCTTTATCTGGGAGCACTAGCGCAGCAGGTTGTATGCAAGTTTACGTTGATATGGTTAAAAATAATATGGTTGATGCAATAGTAGCTACCGGAGCAAGTGTTGTTGATATGGATTTTTTTGAGGCACTAGGATACAAACATTACAAAGGAGATGTAGATGTTGACAATGCTGAACTGGGAGAACTAGGTATTGATAGAATATATGATACATATACAGATGATAAAGAACTCGAAAAATGCGGTTTTGTTATAGCAGAGATAGCAGATAATTTAGAAAAAAGACCTTATTCTTCAAGGGAATTTATTTGGGAAATGGGTAGATTCTTAGAAAATAACCCAAATATAGCTAAGAAAAAAGACTCATTAATTCAGTGGGCCTTCAAGAAAAATATTCCTATATTTTGCCCAGCCTTCTCTGATTGTGCTGCCGGATTTGGATTAGTGAAACATCAGACAGAAAATTTAAAAAATCATCTTACTATAGATTCAGTGAGAGATTTTAGGGAATTAGCTAAACTTAAAATGAATACTAAAGAAACGGGAGTAGTTATTATAGGTGGAGGTACTCCTAAAAATTTCTTACAAGATGTTGTTGTTTGTACTGAATATTCAGGAAAGTTTATGCCAAGGCACAAGTATGCTATTCAAATTACCGTAGCTGATGTTAGAGATGGAGGATGTTCAAGTTCTACATTCAAAGAAGCTCGAACATGGGGAAAAGTCGAATTGGACAATGAACAAATGGTTTACGCCGAAGCAACATTAGCTTTTCCATTGATTGCTAGTTATGCTTATCATAAAGGCAATTGGAAAGGAAGAGAAGATAAAAAATTATCAAATTTATTTTTAAAGTCAGAAAATGAAAAAAAATAG
- a CDS encoding SET domain-containing protein, translating to MKKNRRTFSWISPKVETRKTANKGDGIFAREDIKKGEIIAISGGFILTSEECERLPIKLQDYFYQVEKFFYIGPKNFDLLEDNYKFNHSCEPNAGNKGQLTLVSMRKIKKDEEITFDYAQAHYHVKGTKPWKIKCECGKSTCRKIVTEDDWKIPRLQNKYKGYFVPFIEEEIKKINKKQK from the coding sequence ATGAAAAAAAATAGAAGAACTTTTTCTTGGATTAGTCCAAAAGTAGAGACAAGAAAAACTGCAAATAAAGGAGATGGAATTTTTGCGAGAGAAGACATAAAAAAAGGAGAAATAATTGCTATTTCGGGTGGTTTTATTCTTACTTCAGAAGAATGTGAAAGGTTACCTATAAAATTACAGGACTATTTTTATCAAGTTGAAAAATTTTTTTATATTGGACCAAAAAACTTTGATCTATTAGAAGATAATTATAAATTTAATCATAGTTGTGAACCGAATGCTGGTAATAAAGGTCAGTTAACATTGGTTTCGATGAGAAAAATAAAAAAAGATGAAGAAATTACGTTCGATTATGCACAAGCGCATTATCACGTGAAAGGAACAAAGCCGTGGAAAATAAAATGTGAATGTGGAAAAAGTACTTGTAGGAAAATCGTGACAGAGGATGATTGGAAAATACCTAGGTTGCAGAATAAGTATAAAGGATATTTTGTTCCTTTCATTGAGGAAGAAATTAAAAAA